From one Flavobacterium kingsejongi genomic stretch:
- a CDS encoding MBL fold metallo-hydrolase yields the protein MKIQQIYTGCIAQAAYYLESDGEAAIFDPLREVQSYIDTAAKDNARIKYIFETHFHADFVSGHLDLAAKTGAAIVYGPNAKPAFETIIATDNQEFKVGRYTVKAIHTPGHTMESTCYLLSDEQNIPYGIITGDTLFIGDVGRPDLAQDFSNGLTQEKLAAHLFDSLRNKIMPLPNDLIVFPSHGAGSACGKNMSKETTDTLGNQKKVNYALRPDMTREEFTKELLDGLGAPPAYFPQNVSLNINGYDSLDTVISKGKIALEPKEFEALANESGAIILDVRPEGDFVKEHIPNSIFIGLNGGFAPWVGALIKDVNQPLLLVIPEGKEEEAITRLARVGFDHSLGYLNGGLDNWKKSGLETDYIVSVGPKQFVDDVAQNNLPVVDARKPGEFSAEHVENALNIPLDFVNEHLHEIPQGQDFYLHCAGGYRSVIMASILKSRGYHNIINVEKGISGIRNEGMPLTQFVCPSGS from the coding sequence ATGAAAATCCAACAAATATATACCGGATGTATTGCACAGGCAGCTTACTATCTTGAAAGTGATGGAGAAGCCGCTATATTTGACCCGCTACGGGAAGTGCAATCGTATATTGATACGGCAGCCAAAGACAATGCCCGTATCAAATACATCTTTGAAACCCATTTCCACGCCGATTTCGTTTCGGGCCATTTGGATCTTGCAGCCAAAACGGGTGCAGCTATTGTATACGGACCAAATGCCAAACCTGCTTTTGAAACCATTATTGCAACAGACAATCAGGAATTTAAAGTAGGCCGTTATACGGTAAAAGCGATCCACACACCGGGACATACTATGGAAAGTACCTGTTACCTTTTGTCCGATGAACAAAACATCCCGTATGGTATAATTACAGGTGATACTTTATTTATAGGCGATGTAGGCCGTCCCGATCTGGCACAGGATTTTTCTAATGGCCTGACTCAGGAAAAGCTCGCTGCTCATTTATTTGATTCCCTGCGCAATAAAATCATGCCTTTGCCCAATGACCTTATTGTATTCCCAAGCCATGGTGCCGGGAGTGCCTGTGGAAAAAATATGAGTAAGGAAACTACAGATACCTTAGGGAATCAGAAAAAAGTGAATTATGCCCTTCGCCCAGATATGACCCGTGAGGAATTCACTAAAGAGTTATTGGATGGACTTGGGGCGCCTCCCGCCTATTTCCCTCAAAATGTGAGCCTGAATATCAATGGTTATGACAGTCTCGATACGGTAATTTCAAAAGGTAAAATTGCGCTGGAGCCTAAAGAGTTTGAAGCTTTGGCAAATGAATCGGGTGCGATCATCCTGGATGTACGCCCTGAAGGTGATTTTGTAAAAGAACACATTCCAAATTCCATTTTTATCGGCCTGAATGGTGGTTTTGCCCCTTGGGTTGGTGCACTTATCAAAGATGTCAATCAGCCGCTTTTGCTGGTGATTCCGGAAGGAAAAGAAGAAGAAGCCATTACCCGACTGGCGAGAGTCGGTTTTGATCATTCTTTGGGCTACCTCAACGGTGGCTTGGACAATTGGAAAAAATCTGGCCTCGAAACCGATTATATAGTGTCCGTAGGGCCGAAGCAGTTTGTTGATGATGTAGCACAGAATAATTTGCCTGTAGTTGATGCCCGCAAACCCGGAGAATTTTCTGCAGAGCATGTGGAAAATGCCCTGAACATTCCACTTGATTTTGTAAATGAGCATTTACACGAAATTCCACAGGGTCAGGATTTCTACCTCCATTGTGCTGGTGGCTACCGTTCTGTTATTATGGCATCGATTCTAAAATCAAGAGGCTACCATAATATCATCAATGTTGAAAAAGGAATTAGTGGAATCCGCAATGAAGGAATGCCATTGACCCAATTCGTTTGCCCGTCAGGTTCTTAA
- a CDS encoding redoxin domain-containing protein, with protein sequence MKKFLLFASVAAVLVSCNKTENAYVISGTVAGVENGVNVILEKQGDLGQLVPVDTVKVENGKFKFEGSAKEPEFHLIQVGAVQGKVPLILENGEINVVVYKDSVRASKISGTYNNDEFVAFNKQGEKIQKKMMEFQQANMAVMTEAQKSNDTVAINKLRKEFNGFQKEMLDQSDKYVESHPKSFISVLLIDGFLGQPDADLVKIKKYFNALSSDLKATKPGKAIQEKLDKVQAVVVGQMAPDFSAPTPEGKTVSLKESLGKVTIIDFWASWCAPCRAENPNVVALYNEFHDKGLNIIGVSLDKEGDAEKWKQAIAADKLTWTQVSNLKFWQDPIAVKYNIQTIPQMFILDASGKIVGKDLRGEALKAKVKELLGA encoded by the coding sequence ATGAAAAAATTTCTTTTGTTCGCTTCTGTTGCAGCAGTATTAGTATCGTGCAATAAAACTGAAAATGCGTATGTAATTTCAGGAACAGTAGCTGGTGTTGAAAATGGTGTAAATGTTATTCTTGAAAAACAAGGAGACCTGGGACAATTAGTTCCTGTGGATACCGTAAAAGTTGAAAATGGAAAATTTAAATTTGAAGGTTCAGCAAAAGAACCAGAATTTCATTTAATCCAGGTTGGTGCTGTACAAGGTAAAGTTCCTTTGATCCTTGAAAATGGTGAAATCAATGTAGTGGTTTATAAAGATAGTGTGCGTGCAAGTAAAATTAGCGGTACATATAATAATGATGAATTTGTAGCTTTCAACAAACAAGGCGAAAAGATTCAAAAGAAAATGATGGAGTTTCAACAAGCTAATATGGCTGTAATGACTGAAGCACAGAAATCAAACGATACTGTAGCCATCAATAAATTAAGAAAAGAATTCAATGGTTTCCAAAAAGAAATGCTGGACCAGTCTGATAAATATGTAGAAAGCCACCCAAAATCCTTCATCTCTGTATTGTTGATCGATGGTTTCCTGGGGCAGCCTGATGCAGACCTGGTTAAGATAAAAAAATATTTCAATGCGCTTTCTTCTGACCTGAAAGCCACTAAACCTGGTAAAGCGATTCAGGAAAAACTGGATAAAGTACAAGCTGTAGTAGTAGGCCAAATGGCTCCTGACTTCTCTGCTCCTACTCCAGAAGGAAAAACAGTATCCCTGAAAGAATCATTGGGTAAAGTTACAATCATTGATTTCTGGGCTTCCTGGTGTGCACCATGTCGTGCTGAAAATCCAAACGTTGTAGCACTTTACAATGAATTCCATGATAAAGGCCTAAACATCATCGGTGTTTCTTTAGATAAAGAAGGTGATGCTGAAAAATGGAAACAAGCTATTGCCGCTGATAAATTAACCTGGACACAGGTTTCAAACCTTAAATTCTGGCAGGATCCTATTGCTGTTAAATACAACATCCAAACGATCCCACAAATGTTCATCCTGGATGCAAGTGGTAAAATCGTAGGAAAAGACCTTAGAGGAGAAGCGCTAAAAGCGAAAGTAAAAGAACTTTTAGGCGCTTAA
- a CDS encoding SIMPL domain-containing protein has protein sequence MKKLVFILFAATSTLANAQDHKLVPQISVAGEGKVKVAPDFAIITVGVENSGADATEVKKKNDMAIDAVIKFLKKSKIAEADYQTQRVSLNKNYDYDKKKYNYSASQTIAITLKDLKGYDVLMTGLVDSGINNIQGVEFKSTKLAQYESEARVKAVADAKLKANDYATALGQRVGKAVLVSDNTQPYYPRPMMSAMKMNAGSADMAPETLAIGEIEITSNVSISFMLE, from the coding sequence ATGAAAAAATTAGTCTTTATTTTATTCGCAGCAACATCAACCTTAGCCAATGCTCAGGATCACAAATTAGTACCACAAATCAGTGTAGCTGGTGAAGGTAAGGTTAAAGTAGCACCTGATTTTGCTATTATCACGGTAGGAGTAGAAAACAGTGGTGCTGACGCTACAGAGGTGAAGAAGAAAAATGATATGGCCATTGATGCGGTGATCAAATTCCTTAAAAAGTCAAAAATAGCGGAGGCTGATTACCAAACGCAACGTGTAAGCCTGAATAAGAACTACGATTACGATAAAAAGAAATACAATTATTCGGCTTCACAAACGATTGCAATTACCTTGAAAGACCTGAAAGGGTATGATGTACTGATGACCGGATTGGTAGATTCAGGGATCAATAACATCCAGGGAGTAGAGTTTAAATCAACAAAACTGGCGCAATATGAATCGGAAGCACGTGTGAAAGCAGTAGCTGATGCCAAGCTAAAAGCGAATGATTATGCAACAGCTTTAGGGCAAAGAGTAGGGAAAGCAGTTTTGGTTTCCGATAATACACAGCCTTACTATCCACGTCCAATGATGTCAGCTATGAAAATGAATGCTGGAAGTGCTGATATGGCTCCGGAAACATTAGCCATTGGCGAGATTGAAATTACTTCCAATGTAAGTATCAGTTTTATGCTGGAATAA
- a CDS encoding rhomboid family intramembrane serine protease, whose translation MDIFLISIIVLTCIVSYKGFTDPAFFRKYEFHIGSIRAGDQIRMFSSAFLHADIMHLAFNMLTLYFFAPVVIAYLGNFYFLLIYAASLLAGSLLTYYFHKNNYGYRAIGASGAVTGILYAAILLRPDMTLGLYFIIPVPAYVFGIGYLLYSIYGMRAKRDNIGHTAHFGGAIAGYLITLARVPEMFTENTLMVVLLAIPIVLLFVLEKAGKL comes from the coding sequence ATGGATATTTTTTTAATCAGCATTATTGTATTAACTTGTATAGTCAGTTATAAGGGGTTTACCGATCCGGCTTTTTTCCGAAAGTATGAGTTTCATATTGGGAGTATACGTGCCGGAGATCAGATCCGGATGTTTTCTTCAGCTTTTTTGCATGCCGATATCATGCACCTGGCATTTAATATGCTTACGCTATATTTCTTTGCTCCTGTAGTAATTGCTTATTTGGGTAATTTTTATTTCTTACTCATTTATGCTGCCAGTTTATTAGCAGGAAGCCTGTTGACCTATTATTTCCATAAGAATAATTACGGCTATCGCGCCATCGGAGCTTCGGGTGCTGTGACAGGCATTTTATATGCTGCTATTTTATTACGGCCAGATATGACTTTGGGATTGTATTTTATAATTCCGGTTCCAGCCTATGTCTTTGGTATTGGGTATTTATTATATTCTATCTACGGAATGCGGGCGAAGCGCGATAATATAGGGCATACAGCGCATTTTGGAGGTGCGATAGCCGGATATCTCATCACACTGGCAAGAGTGCCGGAAATGTTTACAGAAAACACATTAATGGTTGTTTTGCTGGCTATTCCCATCGTGCTGTTGTTTGTACTTGAAAAAGCGGGTAAACTATAG
- a CDS encoding lysophospholipid acyltransferase family protein, which translates to MQLFVFILVYPILWCISILPFRILYFFSDIIYFIVYHIVGYRKETVRENMAIALPHLTDEERKIVEQKFYHHFCDTFLEMIKTMTISEKEIKKRFVFDNLEIIEEIEAKGKSIILMCGHYASYEWLLLMNKYISFQGFGIYKRIYNKYFDRLVRRIRGKFDATLIDAKEAALKMKENQQKGILGYYGFISDQSPKLHRTNHYTKFFGVEVPVHTGAELLAKKLDMNIMFVKGEKVKRGYYKANFIKYIDEPKTIPNYQITDCFIKLLEQQIIEAPEYYLWTHKRFKHRRDPVTTQAS; encoded by the coding sequence ATGCAATTATTCGTATTTATACTTGTTTATCCAATCTTGTGGTGCATTTCGATTCTGCCTTTTAGGATACTTTATTTTTTTTCTGATATTATCTATTTCATTGTATATCATATTGTGGGCTATCGTAAAGAAACCGTACGTGAAAACATGGCTATAGCACTCCCCCACCTGACAGATGAAGAACGTAAAATCGTAGAACAGAAATTCTACCACCACTTTTGTGATACATTCCTGGAAATGATCAAAACCATGACAATTTCAGAAAAGGAAATAAAAAAACGCTTTGTATTTGACAACCTTGAAATCATTGAAGAAATTGAGGCAAAAGGCAAAAGCATTATTCTCATGTGCGGCCATTATGCCAGTTACGAATGGTTATTGCTCATGAACAAATACATCTCATTCCAGGGCTTTGGGATCTACAAACGCATTTATAATAAATACTTCGACCGGTTGGTCCGAAGGATCAGGGGTAAGTTTGATGCCACATTAATTGATGCAAAAGAGGCCGCATTAAAAATGAAAGAAAACCAGCAAAAAGGTATTTTAGGATATTATGGCTTTATCAGCGATCAATCGCCAAAACTACACCGTACCAACCATTATACTAAATTCTTCGGTGTGGAAGTACCAGTACATACCGGTGCAGAACTATTGGCAAAAAAGCTGGATATGAATATCATGTTCGTAAAAGGCGAAAAAGTAAAAAGAGGCTATTACAAAGCTAACTTCATCAAATACATTGACGAGCCCAAAACAATACCGAATTACCAGATTACTGATTGTTTTATAAAACTACTGGAACAGCAAATAATTGAAGCTCCCGAATATTACCTGTGGACACACAAAAGATTCAAGCACCGCAGGGATCCGGTAACCACACAAGCTTCTTAA
- a CDS encoding aminotransferase class V-fold PLP-dependent enzyme has protein sequence MNTAESTVIPTKLETYFQQFRSNIIGIDQEFESPFGTQKIVYTDWTASGRLYRPIEEKIINQFGPFVANTHTETTISGTVMTMAYHKARHIIKHHVNASEDDVLITDGTGMTGVINKFQRILGLKVPENLKEFTIVPEEKKPVVFISHMEHHSNQTSWLETIARVEVIPACEKGLLCLESLEKLLDKYKDCTLKIASITACSNVTGIKTPYYKVAELMHRHNGVCFVDFACSAPYVAVDMHPENPEAYLDAIFFSPHKFLGGPGTSGVLIFNKKLYKNMIPDCPGGGTVSWTNPWGEHKYVTNIEDREDGGTPGFLQVIKTALAVQLKEKMGVANILEREKEIIDYVFSELEPVDNLNILAPLHQSRLGVISFFIEELHFNLGVKILNDKFGIQTRGGCSCAGTYGHYLLHVDQATSNDLTCRIDSGDLMQKPGWIRMSIHPTTTNEEIQFVCESLKALAANHKEWAADYSYNKISNEFIHKNAGTFEADMVKQWFQ, from the coding sequence ATGAACACAGCTGAAAGTACCGTAATACCAACCAAGTTAGAAACGTATTTCCAACAATTCAGATCCAATATCATTGGAATTGACCAGGAATTTGAATCTCCTTTTGGGACACAGAAAATTGTTTATACAGACTGGACAGCGAGTGGAAGGCTCTATCGGCCGATTGAAGAGAAAATTATAAATCAATTTGGCCCATTCGTAGCCAATACACATACGGAAACGACTATCTCCGGTACCGTGATGACAATGGCCTATCATAAAGCCAGGCACATTATCAAACACCATGTCAATGCCAGTGAAGATGACGTCCTTATTACAGATGGTACAGGAATGACCGGTGTTATTAATAAATTTCAACGCATCTTGGGACTTAAGGTTCCGGAAAATTTAAAGGAATTTACCATAGTACCGGAAGAAAAAAAACCGGTAGTGTTCATTTCCCACATGGAACACCATTCCAATCAAACATCCTGGCTGGAAACGATTGCCCGGGTTGAGGTAATCCCGGCTTGTGAAAAAGGATTGCTTTGCTTGGAAAGCCTGGAAAAACTATTGGATAAATACAAAGATTGTACGCTGAAGATTGCTTCGATTACTGCCTGTTCGAATGTGACAGGAATCAAAACACCCTATTATAAGGTAGCTGAGTTAATGCACCGCCATAACGGGGTTTGCTTTGTGGATTTTGCTTGTTCGGCGCCTTATGTGGCAGTAGACATGCATCCCGAAAATCCGGAAGCCTATCTGGATGCTATTTTCTTCTCTCCGCATAAATTTTTGGGAGGCCCGGGAACATCAGGGGTTCTGATTTTCAATAAAAAACTGTACAAGAATATGATTCCCGACTGTCCGGGAGGTGGAACAGTAAGCTGGACCAATCCGTGGGGAGAACATAAATATGTCACCAATATCGAAGATCGCGAAGATGGGGGAACCCCGGGATTTTTGCAGGTGATCAAAACAGCATTGGCCGTACAGCTTAAAGAAAAAATGGGTGTAGCAAATATCCTCGAACGTGAAAAAGAAATCATTGATTATGTTTTTTCGGAACTGGAACCTGTGGACAACCTGAATATATTGGCGCCGCTACACCAAAGCCGACTGGGTGTGATTTCTTTTTTTATTGAAGAATTGCATTTTAATCTTGGCGTTAAAATCCTAAACGACAAATTCGGTATACAAACACGCGGTGGATGCAGTTGTGCCGGTACGTATGGACATTATTTGTTACACGTAGACCAGGCCACTTCCAATGACCTGACCTGCAGGATTGATTCCGGTGACCTGATGCAAAAACCAGGTTGGATCCGGATGTCCATCCATCCTACAACAACGAATGAAGAAATTCAGTTTGTTTGTGAAAGCCTGAAAGCCCTTGCAGCAAATCATAAAGAATGGGCTGCAGATTATTCTTATAATAAAATATCCAATGAATTTATCCATAAAAACGCCGGAACATTTGAGGCTGATATGGTAAAGCAGTGGTTTCAATAA
- the def gene encoding peptide deformylase — protein MKNRFQVTLVFVLLTMVVQAQKMKNKAEKFSKEEMELITSGEGKLRIIQVTEPAELEILTHASADVRPGEKLLSVLAKRMLLSMNDPANPGIGIAAPQIGINRNAIWVTRYDKPDDPAEFYLNPKIIWYSDLLRKGNEGCLSIPDIQDDVLRSYAIRLSYMLESGEVMEEMVQGFTAVIFQHEVDHLNGILFTDRLLEQTRRELIPANDEMELFIDRKIQN, from the coding sequence ATGAAAAATAGATTTCAGGTTACCTTAGTTTTCGTACTATTAACAATGGTTGTACAGGCACAGAAGATGAAAAATAAAGCAGAGAAGTTCAGTAAGGAGGAGATGGAGCTCATCACATCAGGAGAGGGGAAGCTGCGCATTATCCAGGTTACCGAACCTGCAGAGCTGGAAATTCTTACCCATGCTTCTGCTGATGTACGGCCGGGAGAGAAGCTGTTGAGTGTTCTGGCGAAGCGTATGTTGCTGTCCATGAATGATCCGGCCAATCCCGGTATAGGAATTGCGGCACCCCAAATTGGAATTAACAGGAATGCAATATGGGTGACCCGTTATGACAAACCCGATGATCCTGCGGAATTCTACCTGAATCCCAAAATTATCTGGTACTCTGATTTATTACGTAAAGGAAACGAAGGTTGTTTGTCCATTCCGGATATACAGGATGATGTATTGCGGAGTTATGCCATACGCCTTTCATACATGCTGGAATCGGGAGAGGTTATGGAAGAAATGGTACAGGGATTTACAGCTGTGATTTTTCAGCATGAGGTAGATCATTTGAATGGTATTCTTTTTACCGATCGTTTATTGGAACAAACCCGTAGGGAGCTAATTCCTGCAAATGATGAAATGGAACTTTTTATAGATAGAAAAATTCAAAACTAA
- the glmM gene encoding phosphoglucosamine mutase: MTLIKSISGIRGTIGGKTGDNLTPLDAVKFASAYGTWLKAYSKKEKLTVVIGRDARISGPMIHNLVVNTLIGLGIDVIDLGLSTTPTVEIAVPLEKADGGIILTASHNPKQWNALKLLNQKGEFLNGEEGEKILAIAEAEDFDFSDVDSLGTITQNDAYMDIHIDEVLNLPLVDVEAVKKAKFKVVVDGVNSSGGIIIPKLLEQMGVEVVKLYCEPNGHFPHNPEPLKEHLTDISELVVKEKADLGIVVDPDVDRLAFISEDGEMFGEEYTLVACADFVLGKTPGNTVSNMSSSRALRDVTNSHKGTYEASAVGEVNVVELMKKNNAIIGGEGNGGIIYPASHYGRDSLVGVALFLTHLAEKQMKVSALRASYPEYYMSKNKIELTPQIDVDAILAAMTEKYKSEDITTVDGVKIDFEDNWVHLRKSNTEPIIRIYTEAFSQEAADQLALRIIDEIRQIAGI; encoded by the coding sequence ATGACCTTAATAAAATCAATCTCCGGAATCCGGGGAACTATAGGCGGAAAAACAGGGGATAACTTAACTCCATTAGACGCTGTAAAATTTGCTTCGGCTTATGGAACCTGGCTGAAAGCGTACTCTAAAAAAGAAAAACTTACTGTTGTTATTGGTCGTGATGCCCGTATTTCCGGTCCTATGATCCATAACCTGGTTGTTAATACACTCATCGGTTTAGGGATTGATGTTATTGATCTGGGACTTTCTACTACACCAACAGTAGAGATCGCGGTGCCTTTGGAAAAAGCAGACGGCGGGATTATACTAACCGCAAGCCATAACCCGAAACAATGGAATGCCTTGAAACTACTGAACCAAAAAGGAGAATTCCTGAATGGGGAAGAAGGAGAGAAAATACTCGCCATAGCCGAAGCCGAAGATTTTGATTTTTCGGATGTGGATTCGCTGGGGACAATTACGCAAAATGATGCTTATATGGACATTCATATTGACGAAGTGCTTAATTTGCCTTTGGTTGATGTGGAAGCTGTAAAAAAAGCAAAATTTAAAGTGGTGGTAGACGGTGTCAATTCTTCGGGTGGTATTATTATACCAAAATTACTGGAACAGATGGGCGTGGAAGTGGTAAAGCTTTATTGTGAGCCGAATGGGCATTTTCCGCATAATCCGGAGCCGCTGAAAGAACATCTCACCGATATTTCCGAGTTGGTTGTAAAAGAAAAAGCCGATTTAGGAATCGTTGTTGATCCGGATGTAGATCGTTTGGCTTTTATCAGCGAAGACGGAGAAATGTTTGGTGAAGAATATACGCTGGTTGCCTGTGCTGATTTTGTATTGGGGAAAACACCCGGGAATACGGTTTCTAATATGTCTTCTTCCAGGGCATTGCGGGACGTGACCAACAGTCATAAAGGAACATACGAAGCCAGTGCTGTAGGGGAAGTGAATGTCGTAGAACTGATGAAGAAGAATAATGCTATTATAGGAGGTGAAGGAAATGGCGGTATCATTTATCCGGCATCTCATTACGGGCGGGATTCATTGGTAGGGGTAGCTTTATTCCTGACACATCTGGCCGAAAAGCAAATGAAAGTTTCTGCTTTGCGTGCATCTTATCCGGAATACTACATGAGCAAAAATAAAATTGAACTTACCCCGCAAATTGATGTTGATGCTATTTTAGCAGCGATGACCGAAAAATATAAATCGGAAGATATTACTACTGTTGATGGGGTGAAAATTGACTTCGAAGACAATTGGGTGCACCTGCGCAAATCCAATACAGAGCCTATAATTAGAATTTATACAGAGGCATTCTCGCAGGAGGCGGCAGATCAGCTTGCTTTGCGAATTATAGATGAAATACGGCAGATTGCCGGAATTTAA
- a CDS encoding ACP phosphodiesterase: MNFLAHIYLSGDNDLIKIGNFMADGIRGKEYESYPDAIQKGILLHRAIDTYTDSHAVFRQSTKRLHEKYHHYAGVIVDVFYDHFLAKNWAKYSEEKLEDFVQRFYDSLEKHYPILSEKTQNMLPYMTEQNWLVSYATVPGISKILAQMDNRTKNQSKMKHSPEELEAYYSEFESEFTIFFEDLRTHVAAKRAIL; encoded by the coding sequence ATGAATTTTCTCGCACACATCTATTTATCCGGAGATAATGATCTTATAAAAATTGGCAATTTCATGGCAGATGGTATCCGTGGCAAAGAATATGAAAGCTACCCTGATGCGATCCAAAAAGGAATTCTATTGCATCGCGCTATCGACACCTACACGGATTCCCATGCTGTATTTCGGCAGAGCACCAAGCGGCTTCATGAGAAATACCATCATTATGCGGGAGTTATTGTCGATGTTTTTTACGATCATTTCCTGGCAAAAAACTGGGCGAAATACTCCGAAGAAAAGCTTGAAGATTTTGTCCAGCGTTTCTACGATTCGCTGGAAAAGCATTATCCGATCTTATCCGAAAAAACACAAAACATGCTGCCGTATATGACCGAACAAAACTGGCTCGTCAGTTATGCTACTGTCCCAGGAATTTCTAAAATTCTCGCCCAAATGGACAACAGGACAAAGAATCAATCGAAAATGAAACATTCACCGGAAGAGCTTGAAGCCTATTATTCCGAATTTGAATCCGAATTTACTATCTTTTTTGAAGATTTAAGAACACATGTAGCAGCGAAACGGGCTATTCTTTAA